In the Oryzias latipes chromosome 9, ASM223467v1 genome, one interval contains:
- the LOC101167965 gene encoding indoleamine 2,3-dioxygenase 2: MASVESNPKPFSLGPYQVSEDCGFLLKEPLQELPPHYQPWMDIARHIPELVQSHELRSEIYKMPMLSSEFLQNEKELRLAHLVLSMMTMGYVWQEGEKDTVETLPCNLAVPLWNVSQSLGLPPILTHADGVLANWMKKDPEGPFSMENLELLINLPGGDSVRGFFLVTLLVEVAAVPAIKNIPVVINGVRCGDTNAVVQALENISQSIQDMTDALKLMHVYVDPSVFYGIMRIFLSGWKDNPSMPKGLIYEGVQKEPMEYSGGSAAQSSLLHCFDELLGIKHEESSSSFLNRMRDYMPPAHKQLIQDISYQPSLKSFVQQQNCGHLKQTYHLCVSKLLALRNYHITVVSRFITVPAARTRQLRKQSQDLEDETVTRAPIALEERGTGGSGIMNFLKTVRDQTKDAFIPETS; encoded by the exons atGGCTTCTGTGGAATCAAACCCCAAACCTTTCTCTCTAGGGCCCTACCAAGTTTCTGAAGACTGTGGCTTTCTCCTCAAGGAGCCTCTG CAAGAACTTCCACCTCATTACCAACCATGGATGGATATTGCCCGTCACATCCCAGAGCTTGTGCAAAGCCATGAGCTCCGCTCTGAGATCTACAAG ATGCCGATGCTCAGCAGCGAATTTCTTCAGAATGAAAAAGAGTTACGGCTGGCACACCTGGTCCTTAGCATGATGACCATGGGTTATGTTTGGCAGGAAGGAGAGAAAGACACGGTTGAG acacTGCCATGCAACCTGGCTGTTCCACTTTGGAATGTGTCACAAAGCTTAGGACTTCCCCCAATTCTCACTCATGCAGATGGGGTACTGGCAAACTGGATGAAGAAAGATCCAGAGGG GCCTTTCAGCATGGA GAACTTGGAGTTGCTGATCAACCTGCCAGGGGGAGACAGTGTCAGAGGTTTTTTCTTGGTCACTCTGCTGGTGGAAGTGGCAGCAGTTCCTGCAATCAAG AACATTCCTGTTGTCATTAATGGTGTCAGGTGTGGTGACACCAATGCTGTGGTCCAAGCCTTGGAGAACATCAGCCAGTCTATACAGGATATGACTGATGCACTGAAACTGATGCATG TGTATGTTGATCCTTCAGTCTTCTATGGCATCATGAGGATTTTCCTGTCTGg GTGGAAAGACAATCCTTCCATGCCAAAGGGGTTAATATATGAAGGGGTTCAGAAAGAGCCAATGGAATATTCTGGAGGAAGTGCAGCACAAAGCAGTCTGCTGCACTGCTTTGATGAGCTTCTTGGCATCAAACATGAAGAAAGTAGCA gTTCCTTTCTAAACCGTATGAGGGACTACATGCCGCCTGCACATAAGCAACTGATTCAGGACATCTCTTATCAACCTTCCTTGAAGAGTTTTGTCCAGCAGCAGAACTGTGGGCACCTAAAGCAGACCTATCACCTCTGTGTTTCAAAGCTGTTGGCTTTACGCAACTACCACATCACTGTTGTGAGCCGATTCATCACAGTACCTGCTGCCCGCACTCGGCAACTACGAAAGCAGAGCCAAGACCTGGAAGATGAAACGGTCACCAGAGCCCCCATCGCCCTGGAGGAGAGGGGAACCGGTGGCTCCGGCATCATGAACTTCCTAAAAACAGTGAGGGACCAAACTAAAGATGCCTTTATCCCCGAGACAAGTTGa
- the rhobtb2 gene encoding rho-related BTB domain-containing protein 2 isoform X1, whose protein sequence is MERCVIPLLLSSPVQHFLMLRSQLTDSDMDYERPNVETIKCVVVGDNAVGKTRLICARACNATLTQYQLLATHVPTVWAIDQYRVCQEVLERSRDVVDDVSVSLRLWDTFGDHHKDRRFAYGRSDVVVLCFSIANPNSLYHVKTMWYPEIKHFCPRAPVILVGCQLDLRYADLEAVNRARRPLARPIKSNEILPPERGREVAKELGVPYYETSVVAQFGVKDVFDNAIRAALISRRHLQFWKSHLRNVQRPLLQAPFLPPKPPPPIITVPPPPSTTEEHPVGLLEDPHCADVILVLQERQKIFAHKIYLATSSSKFYDLFILETQNEETEKPPRGPPSGRELLMRAASFDVCEINDDGDRANLRACTSDGTLKDSEGGRRGRLLSSWSRAFVSIQEELVDDPVTYSPRLMTVVHMDQSMQPGPFRAVLRYLYSGQLDENEKELMQIAHIAELLEVFDLRMMVANILNNEAFMNQEITKAFHVRRTNRVKECLAKGTFSDVVFKLDDGTIMAHKPLLISSCDWMAAMFGGPFVESCTKEVLFPNTTRSCMRAVLEYLYTGRFCSRSDLDAMELIVLANRLCLPHLVALTELYTVTVLTEAAMMGTDIDGDVLVYLDVAQFHGAHQLAGWCLHHICTNYNSVCRKFPRDMKAKSPDNQEYFEKHRWPPVWYLKEDDHYQRARKERDKEDYMYQRRQCKRRWLFWNLPSSPNSNSPSGSSAFI, encoded by the exons ATGGAGCGCTGCGTTATACCTCTTTTATTGAGCAGCCCGGTGCAGCACTTCCTTATGTTGCG GTCCCAGTTGACAGATTCTGATATGGACTATGAGAGGCCAAACGTTGAAACTATCAAATGTGTGGTGGTAGGAGACAATGCAGTCGGGAAGACCCGTCTTATCTGTGCCAGGGCGTGCAATGCAACTCTGACTCAGTACCAGCTACTTGCTACGCATGTGCCCACAGTCTGGGCAATTGACCAGTACAGAGTATGTCAAGAG GTATTAGAGCGCTCCAGAGACGTAGTGGACGATGTTAGTGTTTCTCTCCGGCTCTGGGATACTTTTGGGGACCATCATAAGGACCGGCGTTTTGCATACGGCAG GTCTGACGTTGTGGTACTATGCTTCTCAATCGCCAATCCCAACTCCTTGTACCACGTGAAGACCATGTGGTACCCAGAGATCAAACACTTTTGCCCACGTGCACCTGTCATCTTGGTCGGCTGTCAGCTGGATCTGCGCTATGCAGACTTGGAGGCAGTGAACAGGGCAAGGAGACCTCTGGCAAG ACCCATAAAATCGAATGAGATCCTTCCTCCTGAGAGAGGCCGAGAGGTGGCCAAAGAGTTGGGGGTCCCGTATTATGAAACTAGTGTTGTAGCTCAGTTTGGAGTCAAGGACGTCTTTGATAATGCTATCCGAGCTGCCCTCATCTCACGACGACATTTGCAGTTTTGGAAATCTCACCTCAGAAATGTTCAGCGGCCTCTCCTTCAAGCGCCCTTCCTGCCTCCAAAACCTCCCCCTCCTATAATCACTGTGCCTCCTCCCCCATCCACTACAGAGGAGCATCCAGTAGGTCTTCTGGAGGACCCACACTGTGCTGATGTCATCCTGGTGCTGCAAGAGCGACAGAAAATCTTTGCACACAAGATATATTTGGCAACATCTTCTTCAAAGTTCTATGACCTCTTTATATTGGAAACACAGAATGAGGAGACTGAAAAGCCTCCCCGCGGTCCTCCCTCTGGGAGAGAACTGCTTATGCGTGCTGCTAGCTTTGATGTTTGCGAGATCAACGATGATGGAGACAGGGCCAACCTTAGGGCCTGCACCAGTGATGGGACCTTGAAAGACTCAGAGGGAGGCAGACGAGGAAGGCTACTTTCCTCCTGGAGTCGAGCCTTTGTCAGCATTCAGGAGGAACTGGTGGATGATCCTGTGACATACAGCCCCAGGCTCATGACAGTGGTACACATGGACCAGTCCATGCAGCCGGGACCATTTCGAGCAGTACTTCGCTACCTGTATTCTGGTCAGCTGGATGAGAATGAAAAAGAGCTGATGCAAATTGCACACATTGCTGAGCTGCTGGAGGTTTTTGATCTGCGGATGATGGTGGCAAACATACTTAACAACGAAGCCTTCATGAATCAAGAAATCACCAAAGCCTTCCATGTGCGCCGAACTAACAGAGTTAAAGAATGCTTGGCCAAAGGCACATTTTCTG ATGTAGTATTTAAGCTTGATGATGGGACAATCATGGCCCACAAGCCTCTACTCATCTCTAGTTGTGACTGGATGGCAGCTATGTTTGGCGGGCCTTTTGTGGAGAGCTGCACCAAAGAG GTGCTGTTTCCCAACACGACTCGCAGCTGTATGAGAGCTGTGCTGGAATATCTCTACACAGGGAGGTTTTGTTCACGGTCTGATCTAGATGCAATGGAACTTATTGTTCTAGCCAATCGTCTTTGCCTCCCCCACCTGGTTGCACTCACAG AGCTCTACACTGTAACAGTATTGACAGAGGCAGCAATGATGGGGACTGACATTGATGGAGATGTGTTAGTGTACCTGGATGTGGCCCAG TTCCATGGTGCGCATCAGCTAGCAGGATGGTGTCTGCATCATATTTGCACCAACTACAACAGTGTCTGCCGCAAGTTTCCCCGAGATATGAAAGCCAAGTCTCCGG acaACCAGGAGTACTTTGAGAAACATCGCTGGCCACCCGTTTGGTACTTGAAAGAAGATGACCACTACCAAAGGGCTCGCAAAGAGCGTGACAAGGAGGACTATATGTACCAGAGAAGGCAATGTAAACGCAGGTGGCTCTTCTGGAACCTTCCTTCTTCCCCAAACTCAAACTCCCCTTCAGGCTCATCAGCTTTCATCTGA
- the rhobtb2 gene encoding rho-related BTB domain-containing protein 2 isoform X2, producing MDYERPNVETIKCVVVGDNAVGKTRLICARACNATLTQYQLLATHVPTVWAIDQYRVCQEVLERSRDVVDDVSVSLRLWDTFGDHHKDRRFAYGRSDVVVLCFSIANPNSLYHVKTMWYPEIKHFCPRAPVILVGCQLDLRYADLEAVNRARRPLARPIKSNEILPPERGREVAKELGVPYYETSVVAQFGVKDVFDNAIRAALISRRHLQFWKSHLRNVQRPLLQAPFLPPKPPPPIITVPPPPSTTEEHPVGLLEDPHCADVILVLQERQKIFAHKIYLATSSSKFYDLFILETQNEETEKPPRGPPSGRELLMRAASFDVCEINDDGDRANLRACTSDGTLKDSEGGRRGRLLSSWSRAFVSIQEELVDDPVTYSPRLMTVVHMDQSMQPGPFRAVLRYLYSGQLDENEKELMQIAHIAELLEVFDLRMMVANILNNEAFMNQEITKAFHVRRTNRVKECLAKGTFSDVVFKLDDGTIMAHKPLLISSCDWMAAMFGGPFVESCTKEVLFPNTTRSCMRAVLEYLYTGRFCSRSDLDAMELIVLANRLCLPHLVALTELYTVTVLTEAAMMGTDIDGDVLVYLDVAQFHGAHQLAGWCLHHICTNYNSVCRKFPRDMKAKSPDNQEYFEKHRWPPVWYLKEDDHYQRARKERDKEDYMYQRRQCKRRWLFWNLPSSPNSNSPSGSSAFI from the exons ATGGACTATGAGAGGCCAAACGTTGAAACTATCAAATGTGTGGTGGTAGGAGACAATGCAGTCGGGAAGACCCGTCTTATCTGTGCCAGGGCGTGCAATGCAACTCTGACTCAGTACCAGCTACTTGCTACGCATGTGCCCACAGTCTGGGCAATTGACCAGTACAGAGTATGTCAAGAG GTATTAGAGCGCTCCAGAGACGTAGTGGACGATGTTAGTGTTTCTCTCCGGCTCTGGGATACTTTTGGGGACCATCATAAGGACCGGCGTTTTGCATACGGCAG GTCTGACGTTGTGGTACTATGCTTCTCAATCGCCAATCCCAACTCCTTGTACCACGTGAAGACCATGTGGTACCCAGAGATCAAACACTTTTGCCCACGTGCACCTGTCATCTTGGTCGGCTGTCAGCTGGATCTGCGCTATGCAGACTTGGAGGCAGTGAACAGGGCAAGGAGACCTCTGGCAAG ACCCATAAAATCGAATGAGATCCTTCCTCCTGAGAGAGGCCGAGAGGTGGCCAAAGAGTTGGGGGTCCCGTATTATGAAACTAGTGTTGTAGCTCAGTTTGGAGTCAAGGACGTCTTTGATAATGCTATCCGAGCTGCCCTCATCTCACGACGACATTTGCAGTTTTGGAAATCTCACCTCAGAAATGTTCAGCGGCCTCTCCTTCAAGCGCCCTTCCTGCCTCCAAAACCTCCCCCTCCTATAATCACTGTGCCTCCTCCCCCATCCACTACAGAGGAGCATCCAGTAGGTCTTCTGGAGGACCCACACTGTGCTGATGTCATCCTGGTGCTGCAAGAGCGACAGAAAATCTTTGCACACAAGATATATTTGGCAACATCTTCTTCAAAGTTCTATGACCTCTTTATATTGGAAACACAGAATGAGGAGACTGAAAAGCCTCCCCGCGGTCCTCCCTCTGGGAGAGAACTGCTTATGCGTGCTGCTAGCTTTGATGTTTGCGAGATCAACGATGATGGAGACAGGGCCAACCTTAGGGCCTGCACCAGTGATGGGACCTTGAAAGACTCAGAGGGAGGCAGACGAGGAAGGCTACTTTCCTCCTGGAGTCGAGCCTTTGTCAGCATTCAGGAGGAACTGGTGGATGATCCTGTGACATACAGCCCCAGGCTCATGACAGTGGTACACATGGACCAGTCCATGCAGCCGGGACCATTTCGAGCAGTACTTCGCTACCTGTATTCTGGTCAGCTGGATGAGAATGAAAAAGAGCTGATGCAAATTGCACACATTGCTGAGCTGCTGGAGGTTTTTGATCTGCGGATGATGGTGGCAAACATACTTAACAACGAAGCCTTCATGAATCAAGAAATCACCAAAGCCTTCCATGTGCGCCGAACTAACAGAGTTAAAGAATGCTTGGCCAAAGGCACATTTTCTG ATGTAGTATTTAAGCTTGATGATGGGACAATCATGGCCCACAAGCCTCTACTCATCTCTAGTTGTGACTGGATGGCAGCTATGTTTGGCGGGCCTTTTGTGGAGAGCTGCACCAAAGAG GTGCTGTTTCCCAACACGACTCGCAGCTGTATGAGAGCTGTGCTGGAATATCTCTACACAGGGAGGTTTTGTTCACGGTCTGATCTAGATGCAATGGAACTTATTGTTCTAGCCAATCGTCTTTGCCTCCCCCACCTGGTTGCACTCACAG AGCTCTACACTGTAACAGTATTGACAGAGGCAGCAATGATGGGGACTGACATTGATGGAGATGTGTTAGTGTACCTGGATGTGGCCCAG TTCCATGGTGCGCATCAGCTAGCAGGATGGTGTCTGCATCATATTTGCACCAACTACAACAGTGTCTGCCGCAAGTTTCCCCGAGATATGAAAGCCAAGTCTCCGG acaACCAGGAGTACTTTGAGAAACATCGCTGGCCACCCGTTTGGTACTTGAAAGAAGATGACCACTACCAAAGGGCTCGCAAAGAGCGTGACAAGGAGGACTATATGTACCAGAGAAGGCAATGTAAACGCAGGTGGCTCTTCTGGAACCTTCCTTCTTCCCCAAACTCAAACTCCCCTTCAGGCTCATCAGCTTTCATCTGA